The following proteins are encoded in a genomic region of Limosilactobacillus reuteri subsp. reuteri:
- the hpt gene encoding hypoxanthine phosphoribosyltransferase, with protein sequence MNNDIERVLYSEEMLGKRMDELATDLTKDYKDKRPIIISVLSGAVLFTVDMIERLDIMAQIDFIDVSSYFGGLGSTGKVKLIHDLKIDVKDRHVLIMEDIVDTGRTLKYLMDLLADRGAKSIKVCSLLNKPEGRKVDIEPDYVGFTVPKEFLVGYGLDYKGFYRNLPYVGILKPSVYQND encoded by the coding sequence ATGAATAACGATATTGAGCGTGTCTTATATAGTGAAGAAATGCTTGGCAAACGAATGGACGAATTAGCAACGGACTTAACAAAAGATTATAAGGATAAACGGCCAATTATCATTTCCGTTCTAAGCGGGGCAGTTTTATTTACTGTTGACATGATTGAACGGCTAGATATTATGGCTCAAATCGACTTTATTGATGTTTCTAGTTATTTTGGTGGATTAGGTTCGACTGGAAAAGTTAAACTTATCCATGATTTAAAAATAGACGTTAAAGACCGGCATGTTCTAATTATGGAAGATATTGTTGATACTGGTCGTACTTTGAAATACTTGATGGACCTGTTAGCTGACCGGGGAGCAAAGAGCATCAAGGTTTGTTCATTATTAAATAAGCCAGAAGGTCGGAAAGTAGATATCGAACCTGACTATGTTGGCTTTACAGTTCCTAAAGAATTCTTGGTTGGATATGGTCTGGACTACAAGGGATTCTACCGAAATTTGCCATATGTGGGAATTTTGAAGCCATCTGTATACCAAAATGACTAA
- the ftsH gene encoding ATP-dependent zinc metalloprotease FtsH: MNNNRKKNNFTHNVLFYAVMFLCIMGIAYFFFGGNTSTGQSKTVSQSEFISELKSNKVKSVQLQPNGGVYKVTGTYRKPQSNNDNSANNTGFALTPQRNNKVTQFQSSVLESDVTVSQLQNYANRHNVKISTRAEESNSVWMNLLLTVLPLVIMIFFFYMMMGQAGQGGGGRGVMSFGKTKAKPSDAKKNKVRFSDVAGEEEEKQELVEIVEFLKNPKKFTKLGARIPSGVLLEGPPGTGKTLLAKAVAGESGVPFFSISGSDFVEMFVGVGASRVRDLFDQAKKAAPAIIFIDEIDAVGRRRGNGMGGGHDEREQTLNQLLVEMDGFQGDEGIIVMAATNRSDVLDPALLRPGRFDRKILVGRPDVKGREAILRVHAKNKPMASDVDLKEIAKQTPGFVGADLANLLNEAALLAARRNKTEIDAADLDEAEDRVIAGPAKHNRVQSEQERKTVAYHEAGHTIVGLVLNDARVVHKVTIVPRGRAGGYAIMLPREDQMLMSKKNAMEQIAGLMGGRAAEELVFKSQSSGASNDFEQATQIARSMVTQYGMSDKIGPVELQSSGQVFTGQGYDQSPYSEKTAALVDEEVRRILTEGHETALHIIETHREQHKQIAEALLKYETLDEKQILSLYKTGKVPDKDVAAEDEEARAQTFEESKRELERLENERHDEAKDNQNDSSDTKSDNSNDSQSSDDSDNSEDK, from the coding sequence ATGAACAACAATCGTAAAAAAAATAATTTTACTCATAACGTTCTCTTCTATGCCGTGATGTTCTTGTGTATTATGGGAATCGCCTACTTCTTCTTTGGGGGCAATACCTCAACAGGACAAAGCAAGACCGTTTCCCAAAGCGAGTTTATCTCCGAACTGAAGAGTAATAAGGTTAAGAGCGTTCAGCTTCAGCCAAATGGTGGTGTATATAAGGTTACGGGTACTTACCGTAAACCCCAGTCAAATAATGACAATTCCGCCAACAATACTGGCTTTGCTCTTACACCACAACGAAACAATAAGGTAACCCAATTCCAAAGTTCTGTTTTGGAAAGTGACGTAACTGTTAGTCAACTTCAAAACTATGCTAACCGTCATAATGTAAAGATTAGTACTCGTGCTGAAGAATCTAATAGCGTCTGGATGAACCTGTTGTTGACTGTCTTGCCATTAGTCATCATGATTTTCTTCTTCTACATGATGATGGGCCAAGCTGGTCAAGGTGGCGGCGGCCGTGGAGTGATGAGCTTTGGTAAGACCAAGGCTAAGCCATCTGATGCTAAGAAAAACAAAGTTCGTTTCTCAGATGTTGCCGGTGAAGAAGAAGAGAAACAAGAATTGGTTGAAATCGTTGAATTCTTGAAGAATCCAAAGAAATTCACTAAGCTTGGTGCTCGTATTCCATCTGGTGTTTTACTAGAGGGACCTCCAGGTACTGGTAAAACCTTGCTAGCTAAGGCAGTTGCCGGTGAATCAGGGGTACCATTCTTCTCAATCTCTGGTTCTGACTTTGTTGAAATGTTCGTCGGTGTTGGTGCTAGTCGTGTTCGTGACTTGTTTGATCAAGCCAAGAAAGCTGCTCCAGCAATCATCTTCATTGATGAAATCGATGCCGTTGGTCGGCGCCGTGGAAATGGCATGGGTGGCGGTCACGATGAACGTGAACAAACCTTGAACCAATTGTTAGTTGAAATGGATGGTTTCCAAGGCGATGAAGGAATTATCGTCATGGCAGCTACTAACCGTTCAGATGTCTTGGATCCCGCCCTCTTGCGTCCAGGACGTTTTGACCGAAAGATTTTAGTCGGTCGTCCAGATGTTAAGGGCCGTGAAGCCATTTTACGAGTTCATGCTAAGAACAAGCCAATGGCAAGCGACGTTGACTTAAAGGAAATTGCTAAACAGACTCCTGGGTTTGTTGGGGCTGACTTAGCTAACCTATTAAACGAAGCGGCTTTATTAGCTGCGCGGCGGAACAAAACTGAGATTGATGCTGCTGACTTAGATGAAGCAGAAGACCGGGTAATTGCTGGACCAGCTAAGCATAACCGTGTTCAATCTGAACAAGAACGAAAGACTGTTGCATACCACGAAGCAGGTCACACGATTGTGGGTCTTGTATTAAATGACGCACGAGTTGTTCATAAGGTTACAATTGTTCCGCGTGGGCGTGCAGGTGGATATGCTATCATGCTTCCACGTGAAGATCAGATGTTAATGTCGAAAAAGAATGCGATGGAACAAATCGCTGGTCTGATGGGTGGACGGGCTGCTGAAGAGCTTGTCTTTAAGTCACAATCTTCAGGAGCTTCGAATGACTTTGAACAAGCAACCCAAATTGCTCGTTCAATGGTTACCCAGTACGGAATGAGTGATAAGATTGGTCCAGTAGAACTGCAAAGTTCTGGTCAGGTCTTTACAGGTCAAGGCTATGACCAATCGCCTTACTCCGAAAAGACTGCTGCTTTAGTTGATGAAGAAGTACGTCGAATCTTAACTGAAGGGCACGAAACTGCCTTACACATTATTGAGACGCACCGTGAGCAACATAAGCAAATCGCTGAAGCATTACTCAAGTACGAAACGCTTGATGAAAAACAAATTCTTAGTCTTTATAAGACTGGAAAAGTTCCTGATAAGGATGTGGCTGCTGAAGACGAAGAGGCACGTGCACAAACCTTTGAAGAATCCAAGCGTGAACTTGAACGATTGGAAAATGAGCGTCACGATGAAGCAAAGGATAATCAAAATGATTCATCCGATACTAAGAGTGACAACTCAAATGATTCACAATCAAGTGATGATTCAGACAATTCTGAAGACAAGTAA
- the hslO gene encoding Hsp33 family molecular chaperone HslO, protein MKTTDYLVKSMTKDGKFRAYAVNATQVVQKAHEIHDTWSASSAALGRTLIGTILLATSSLQGEAGMTVKIQGNGPVGFIIADGTAEGTVKGYMGNPHVSLPANDKGKIDVAKAIGNQGTLSVTKMAPGDKTPYTGEVNLVSGELGDDFTYYLAQSEQIPSAVGLSVFVNPDENIDVAGGFMIQVMPGASDEEISKLEKTLKGLPLVSQMLRDGDTPEDILKKIFGDDLKILETMPVRYACDCSKERFAHALASISKDDMKKLIDEDHHAEAVCQFCGKKYEFNEDELKKIYAEMTANDDKKSTDEK, encoded by the coding sequence ATGAAAACAACAGATTATTTAGTAAAGTCAATGACCAAGGATGGAAAGTTTCGGGCTTATGCTGTAAATGCTACCCAAGTCGTTCAAAAGGCACACGAAATTCATGATACATGGAGTGCTTCTTCAGCTGCTCTTGGTCGAACGTTAATTGGAACGATTCTCTTGGCTACTTCTAGCTTACAAGGGGAAGCAGGAATGACGGTTAAGATTCAAGGGAATGGTCCGGTTGGCTTTATTATTGCGGATGGAACTGCTGAAGGAACCGTAAAAGGCTACATGGGTAATCCACACGTTTCTTTACCAGCAAATGATAAGGGAAAGATTGACGTTGCAAAGGCAATTGGTAATCAAGGTACTCTTTCTGTAACCAAGATGGCTCCTGGCGACAAGACACCTTATACTGGCGAAGTAAATTTAGTTTCTGGTGAACTTGGTGATGACTTTACTTACTACCTTGCTCAATCTGAACAAATTCCTTCAGCGGTTGGTCTTTCAGTATTCGTTAACCCTGATGAAAATATTGACGTTGCTGGTGGCTTCATGATTCAAGTAATGCCTGGTGCTAGCGATGAAGAAATCAGCAAACTTGAAAAGACATTGAAGGGCTTGCCATTGGTATCACAGATGTTACGTGATGGGGATACGCCAGAAGATATTTTAAAGAAAATTTTTGGTGATGACTTAAAGATCCTTGAAACAATGCCAGTTCGTTATGCATGTGATTGCTCGAAAGAACGTTTTGCCCACGCCCTTGCAAGTATTTCTAAAGATGATATGAAGAAGTTGATTGACGAAGACCACCATGCGGAAGCTGTTTGCCAATTCTGCGGGAAGAAGTACGAATTTAACGAAGACGAATTAAAGAAGATCTACGCGGAAATGACTGCGAATGATGATAAAAAATCAACAGATGAAAAGTAA
- the dusB gene encoding tRNA dihydrouridine synthase DusB, translating into MKWKIGNVEIPNQVVVAPMAGVTNSAFRVICKRFGAGYVVCEMISDRGIMYHNQRTLNMMDVDPEEHPMGIQIFGGTKETLVEAAKYVDQHTAADVIDINMGCPVNKVVKTDAGARWLLDPNKVYEMVSYVTDAVKKPVTVKMRTGWDDKHILAVENALAAERAGASAIAMHGRTRKQMYTGQADWNILKEVASQLKIPFMANGDVKTPEDAKKILDMTGATAAMIGRAAMGNPWMLKRTEHYLATGELLPEATPEQKIEMAKDHLNRLVDLKGEYVGVREFRGLSTYYIKGIPRAARTKVALVEAETLDEMNDIFDRFAEQTAERAAKRQQA; encoded by the coding sequence ATGAAGTGGAAGATCGGTAACGTTGAAATTCCTAATCAAGTTGTTGTTGCACCAATGGCTGGAGTAACCAATTCCGCCTTTCGGGTTATCTGTAAAAGATTTGGTGCTGGCTACGTTGTCTGTGAAATGATCTCAGACCGTGGCATTATGTACCATAATCAACGAACTTTAAATATGATGGATGTCGACCCGGAAGAACATCCGATGGGAATTCAAATTTTCGGTGGAACTAAAGAGACATTAGTTGAGGCTGCTAAGTATGTGGATCAACATACAGCAGCTGACGTGATTGATATAAATATGGGGTGTCCTGTTAATAAGGTTGTAAAAACTGACGCGGGTGCACGATGGTTACTGGATCCTAATAAAGTCTATGAAATGGTGTCATATGTTACTGATGCTGTTAAGAAGCCAGTTACCGTTAAGATGCGAACTGGTTGGGACGACAAGCATATTTTAGCTGTTGAAAATGCTTTAGCAGCTGAACGGGCAGGAGCTAGCGCGATTGCGATGCATGGTCGAACTCGAAAACAAATGTATACGGGACAAGCAGATTGGAATATACTAAAAGAAGTAGCGAGTCAATTGAAAATTCCGTTCATGGCTAATGGTGATGTGAAGACACCAGAAGATGCTAAGAAGATTCTTGATATGACTGGCGCAACTGCCGCAATGATCGGTCGGGCAGCGATGGGTAACCCATGGATGCTAAAGCGGACTGAACATTACTTAGCGACTGGTGAGCTGCTCCCAGAAGCAACTCCAGAACAAAAGATTGAAATGGCTAAAGATCACCTTAATCGTTTAGTTGATTTAAAGGGTGAATATGTTGGTGTTCGTGAGTTCCGGGGGTTATCGACATACTATATCAAGGGTATTCCGCGTGCTGCCCGGACTAAAGTAGCGTTAGTCGAGGCAGAAACACTTGATGAAATGAACGATATTTTTGACCGCTTTGCTGAACAAACTGCAGAACGGGCTGCAAAAAGACAGCAAGCCTAA
- the lysS gene encoding lysine--tRNA ligase, translated as MSQELDQMRVRREKMEELKEAGIEPFGRRFKRDHLAQDLHDKFDQYDKEELNEMGAKVIIAGRMTRKRSSGKAGFADFVDRTGKIQVYARKDMVGDEPYHVFKRSDIGDFLGIEGDVIKTDTGELTVRAHKITFLSKALRPLPNKWDGVTDPETIYRQRYLDLISNPESFKRFHQRTAIIKAVRKYMDDNGFTEVETPILNTQAGGANARPFITHHNALDIDMYLRIATELYLKRLIVGGFERVYELGRIFRNEGMDPHHNPEFTTMETYAAYFDFQDVMDETEGIVKAAAKVVSDDGKITYQGHEIDLGGNFKRITMVDAVKEKTGIDFSDESMTDEDAKKLADEHKVEYKPYWTKGHILNAFFEEFVEDTLIQPTFVYEFPVEVSPLAKRNADNPAMTDRFELYVDGSELANAFSELNDPIDQKERFEMQAKEKANGNDEAEPVDLDYVQALEYGMPPTGGLGIGIDRLVMLLTDAKSIRDVILFPTMRPEKEAKNDSKKKKNKKK; from the coding sequence GTGTCACAAGAACTAGATCAAATGCGCGTTCGGCGTGAAAAAATGGAAGAGTTAAAAGAAGCGGGGATTGAACCATTTGGCCGCCGCTTCAAACGAGACCATCTTGCCCAAGACTTGCATGATAAGTTTGATCAATACGATAAAGAAGAATTAAACGAGATGGGCGCCAAAGTAATTATTGCGGGTCGAATGACAAGAAAGCGGAGTAGTGGTAAGGCTGGTTTCGCTGACTTTGTTGATCGGACTGGTAAGATTCAAGTTTACGCTCGTAAGGATATGGTCGGGGATGAACCTTACCATGTTTTCAAACGGTCAGATATTGGTGACTTCCTTGGAATTGAAGGGGATGTTATCAAAACGGATACAGGTGAATTAACCGTTCGTGCACATAAAATTACCTTCTTGTCAAAAGCATTGCGTCCGCTTCCTAATAAGTGGGATGGGGTTACTGATCCTGAAACTATCTATCGTCAGCGCTACCTTGATTTAATTTCTAACCCAGAAAGCTTCAAGCGTTTCCACCAACGGACAGCGATTATCAAGGCCGTCCGGAAATACATGGATGATAATGGCTTTACAGAAGTTGAAACCCCAATTTTGAACACCCAAGCTGGTGGTGCTAATGCGCGACCATTTATCACTCACCACAATGCGCTTGATATTGATATGTACTTGCGGATTGCTACCGAATTGTACCTTAAGCGGTTAATCGTTGGTGGCTTTGAACGAGTATACGAATTGGGCCGGATTTTCCGGAATGAAGGGATGGACCCTCACCATAACCCTGAATTTACTACAATGGAAACTTATGCTGCTTACTTTGACTTCCAAGATGTTATGGATGAAACAGAGGGAATCGTTAAGGCAGCAGCTAAAGTTGTTTCAGATGATGGAAAGATTACTTACCAAGGACATGAAATCGACCTTGGAGGGAACTTTAAACGGATCACGATGGTGGATGCCGTTAAGGAAAAGACTGGCATTGACTTCAGCGATGAATCAATGACGGACGAAGATGCTAAGAAGTTAGCCGATGAACACAAGGTTGAATATAAGCCTTACTGGACAAAGGGGCATATCTTGAACGCATTCTTTGAAGAGTTCGTTGAAGATACACTTATTCAACCAACTTTTGTCTATGAATTCCCTGTCGAAGTTTCACCATTAGCAAAGCGGAATGCTGATAATCCTGCGATGACTGATCGTTTCGAATTGTATGTTGATGGTAGCGAATTGGCAAATGCCTTTAGTGAATTAAACGATCCAATTGACCAGAAGGAACGTTTTGAAATGCAAGCAAAGGAAAAAGCTAACGGTAATGATGAAGCTGAACCAGTCGACTTAGATTACGTTCAAGCCCTCGAATACGGAATGCCACCTACTGGGGGACTTGGTATCGGAATCGATCGTCTTGTAATGCTCCTTACTGATGCTAAATCTATTCGGGATGTTATTCTCTTCCCAACAATGCGTCCAGAAAAGGAAGCTAAGAACGATTCAAAGAAAAAGAAGAACAAGAAGAAGTAA
- a CDS encoding DUF7010 family protein: MGELEKLKQDCIVKQKRGLHIIIASIAVWGGILAVELLNVPVLTKNLFVFICTALLLPVSYFISRLINVDFQNKTNPLTKLGMLFSMNQLLYLLIAMWIYPTIPNKMLMVLAIIFGAHLLPYSWLYNSRAYLISSIVISILALLVGINFKPFILASVMLAMVAAFCITLILENHQLD; encoded by the coding sequence ATGGGAGAATTAGAAAAGTTAAAGCAAGACTGTATAGTAAAACAAAAGCGTGGGTTGCATATAATAATAGCTTCGATCGCAGTATGGGGCGGTATTCTTGCAGTAGAACTACTTAATGTTCCCGTTCTTACTAAAAACTTATTCGTATTTATCTGTACGGCCTTACTTTTACCAGTATCTTATTTCATATCTCGATTGATTAATGTGGATTTTCAAAATAAAACAAATCCGTTGACTAAATTGGGGATGTTATTTTCGATGAATCAGCTTTTGTATCTTCTAATTGCAATGTGGATTTATCCGACTATTCCCAATAAAATGCTAATGGTGTTAGCGATAATATTTGGTGCTCATCTACTGCCATATAGTTGGTTGTATAATTCTAGGGCTTATCTTATTTCATCGATAGTAATTTCAATATTAGCTTTATTGGTGGGAATTAATTTTAAACCGTTTATTTTAGCATCAGTTATGCTTGCCATGGTAGCAGCATTTTGCATTACCTTAATATTAGAAAATCATCAACTTGACTGA